In the Pseudanabaena sp. PCC 7367 genome, one interval contains:
- a CDS encoding ATP-binding protein, translated as MPRSSNPKSASTTKASKTSKRSASKTSTASAIETEAVDQAERSIDENKPNQTIVRAPAEQRYAQELSALAANDKNPKPPNWHLSPRAVRTFILGSDQKALKHQWQGKTTETIITQKYYGDDALIDRCIVTLAGNRGLMLVGEPGTAKSMLSELLSAAIALDSTNTIQGTAGTTEDQIKYSWNFALLLSAGPSPQALVPSPLYRALQSGKLARFEEITRCPPEIQDALVSILSDKVLHIPELNDEHGIVFAQRGFNVIATANTRDRGVHDMSSALKRRFNFETVLPIADQKLELELVKAQTESLLAQAEAKVEITDDVIDLLVTTFHDLRQGRTVEGTVIEKPSTVMSTAEAVAVGVSAGLDACYFGNGKMSGEHIVKNLVGAVLKDNPEDAKKLKYYFDVVVKSRGKKQPAWGEFYRARKWLR; from the coding sequence CAGAGGCAGTCGATCAAGCTGAGCGATCGATTGATGAGAATAAGCCTAATCAAACCATCGTCAGGGCTCCGGCGGAGCAGCGCTATGCCCAAGAGCTATCGGCTCTGGCAGCTAATGACAAAAACCCCAAGCCCCCCAACTGGCATCTTTCCCCCCGCGCGGTGCGTACCTTTATTCTGGGTTCCGATCAAAAAGCGTTGAAGCATCAATGGCAGGGAAAAACAACCGAAACGATCATTACCCAGAAGTATTATGGCGATGATGCGCTGATCGATCGCTGTATTGTCACCCTGGCTGGTAATCGCGGTTTGATGCTGGTGGGTGAACCCGGCACGGCCAAATCGATGTTGTCGGAGTTGTTGTCGGCAGCGATCGCCCTTGATTCTACCAACACAATTCAAGGCACGGCAGGCACAACCGAGGATCAAATCAAATATTCCTGGAACTTTGCCCTGTTGTTGTCGGCGGGGCCTAGTCCGCAAGCCCTAGTGCCATCTCCTCTCTATCGAGCGTTGCAATCGGGTAAATTGGCCAGGTTCGAGGAAATTACCCGCTGTCCGCCAGAAATTCAGGATGCACTGGTGAGCATTTTGTCCGATAAGGTGCTACATATCCCCGAATTGAATGACGAGCATGGGATTGTATTTGCCCAGCGTGGGTTTAATGTGATCGCCACTGCCAATACCCGCGATCGCGGTGTCCATGATATGTCCAGTGCCCTGAAGCGGCGCTTTAATTTTGAAACCGTCTTGCCGATCGCCGATCAAAAGCTGGAACTTGAGCTAGTCAAAGCCCAAACCGAATCTTTGTTAGCCCAAGCCGAGGCCAAGGTAGAAATTACCGATGATGTGATCGATCTATTGGTGACTACTTTCCATGATTTGCGCCAGGGGCGGACGGTGGAAGGAACCGTAATCGAAAAGCCCAGCACCGTCATGTCTACGGCGGAAGCGGTGGCAGTGGGGGTATCGGCTGGTTTAGATGCCTGTTACTTCGGCAATGGCAAAATGTCCGGCGAGCATATTGTCAAAAATTTGGTGGGTGCTGTGTTAAAGGACAACCCGGAAGACGCTAAGAAACTGAAATATTATTTTGATGTGGTGGTTAAATCACGCGGTAAAAAACAGCCCGCATGGGGTGAGTTTTATAGGGCTAGAAAATGGTTGCGCTAG